One Denticeps clupeoides chromosome 3, fDenClu1.1, whole genome shotgun sequence DNA window includes the following coding sequences:
- the atp6v1g1 gene encoding V-type proton ATPase subunit G 1, with translation MASQSQGIQQLLQAEKRAAEKVAEARKRKNRRLKQAKEEAQAEIEQYRLQREKEFKTKEAAALGSHGNSAVEVDKETVDKMSRIQNSYQQNREAVLGNLLKMVCDIKPEIHANYRVAG, from the exons ATGGCGAGCCAGTCCCAGGGaatccagcagctgctgcaagCCGAGAAACGGGCCGCCGAGAAGGTGGCGGAAGCCCGGAAGC GAAAGAATCGTCGCCTGAAGCAGGCCAAGGAGGAGGCCCAGGCTGAAATTGAGCAGTATCGTCTTCAAAGGGAGAAAGAGTTCAAGACCAAAGAAGCGGCC GCGCTGGGTTCCCATGGTAACTCTGCTGTGGAGGTAGACAAAGAGACCGTGGACAAGATGAGCCGCATCCAGAACAGCTACCAACAGAACCGCGAGGCAGTGCTGGGTAACCTGCTGAAGATGGTGTGCGATATTAAGCCCGAAATCCATGCCAACTATCGTGTGGCTGGATAA
- the slc31a1 gene encoding high affinity copper uptake protein 1, whose amino-acid sequence MSSHAHHEAHGTMGPAVTDGHGGHHTMDHTMDHTMDHTMDHGDGGGTHMMMQMTFYFGCSNVELLFAGLVINTPGEMVAACIGVFLLAVLYEGLKIGREVLLRRNQVNVRYNSMPVPGADGTVLMETHKTVGQRMLSLAHLLQTVLHIIQVVVSYFLMLVFMTYNGFLCIAVAAGAGVGYFVFSWKKAVVVDITEHCH is encoded by the exons ATGAGTTCACATGCCCACCATGAGGCTCATGGCACCATGGGTCCAGCAGTGACTGATGGCCATGGAGGTCACCACACCATGGACCACACCATGGACCACACCATGGACCACACTATGGACCATGGAGACGGTGGAGGGACCCACATGATGATG CAAATGACCTTTTATTTTGGCTGCTCTAATGTGGAGCTCCTCTTTGCTGGACTTGTCATCAATACACCAGGAG AAATGGTAGCTGCCTGCATTGGTGTGTTCCTGCTGGCTGTGCTCTATGAAGGGCTGAAGATTGGCAGGGAGGTGTTGCTGAGGCGCAACCAGGTGAACGTGCGCTATAACTCCATGCCTGTTCCCGGGGCAGACGGTACCGTGCTCATGGAGACCCACAAGACCGTTGG TCAGCGGATGCTGAGCTTGGCTCACCTGTTGCAAACTGTACTGCACATCATCCAGGTGGTGGTCAGCTACTTCCTCATGCTGGTCTTCATGACCTACAATGGCTTCCTGTGCATTGCTGTGGCGGCAGGAGCAGGCGTTGGCTACTTCGTGTTCAGCTGGAAGAAGGCAGTGGTAGTAGATATCACAGAGCACTGCCATTAA
- the cdc26 gene encoding anaphase-promoting complex subunit CDC26, giving the protein MLRRKPTRLELKLDDTEEFESVKKELESRKKQRDEVDVVGVVASGEMSGAAGGADGKTREQLIHERIGYKPHPKPSTLPLLFGNLQF; this is encoded by the exons ATGCTGCGCAGAAAACCGACACGCTTGGAGCTGAAACTGGACGACACGGAGGAGTTCGAAAGCGTGAAGAAGGAGCTGGAG AGCCGCAAGAAGCAGCGGGACGAGGTGGACGTGGTCGGGGTTGTGGCGTCCGGCGAGATGAGCGGCGCCGCGGGAGGCGCGGACGGGAAGACGCGAGAGCAGCTGATCCACGAGAGGATCGGCTACAAGCCGCACCCGAAACCCAGCACCCTACCCCTGCTCTTCGGGAACCTGCAGTTCTAG
- the prpf4 gene encoding U4/U6 small nuclear ribonucleoprotein Prp4, with amino-acid sequence MSDDDDTPVVKKARIFYGSLEEKERERVAREGTGFSGKDAVKAGIAAGNINISSGEAMEMEDRVSERQAEVLAEFERRKRARQITVSTDDAEVKACLRALGEPITLFGEGPAERRERLRNTLSVVGPDALKKSKKDEDKARRSQEEYHQTWYHEGPASLKEARLWLARYSLPRAAGRLQDARALKEVPESTRTVRKQELHKTLRNLNNVCSQIGDDRPISYCQFSPNSKLLATASWSGLCKLWAVPDCSLVRTLRGHNTNVGAISFHPKSTLSLEESDVNMASCAADGSVKLWSLDSDEPVADIEGHTMRVARVAWHPSGRFLGTTCYDNSWRLWDLDAQEEILHQEGHSKGVHDIHFHPDGSLAGTGGLDAFGRIWDLRTGRCVMFLEGHLKEIYSIDFSPNGFHVATGSGDHTCRVWDLRKRRTIYTIPAHQNLLSCVKFQPADGHYLLTGAYDNTAKVWTHPGWSPLKTLAAHEGKVMGLDLSPDGQLIATCSYDRTFKLWMTE; translated from the exons ATGTCCGACGACGACGACACCCCTGTGGTGAAGAAAGCTCGCATCTTCTACGGGAGCTTGGAGGAGAAGGAGCGTGAGCGGGTGGCTCGGGAAGGAACAGGATTTTCAGGGAAGGATGCGGTCAAGGCAGGAATTGCAGCGGGGAACATCAACATCTCCAGCG GCGAGGCCATGGAGATGGAAGATCGAGTGAGCGAGAGACAGGCTGAGGTTCTTGCTGAGTTTGAAAGGCGCAAGAGGGCCAGACAGATCACGGTGTCCACTGATGATGCAGAGGTTAAAGCGTGTCTACGGGCCCTTGGCGAGCCCATCACGCTGTTCGGAGAGGGGCCTGCTGAGAGGCGTGAAAG GCTGCGAAACACTTTATCAGTAGTAGGGCCTGATGCtttgaagaaatcaaagaagGATGAAGATAAAGCAAGGAGAAGTCAGGAAGAG TATCACCAGACCTGGTACCATGAGGGCCCTGCTTCTCTGAAGGAAGCTCGGCTCTGGCTGGCTCGCTACTCCCTTCCACG AGCGGCAGGGAGACTGCAAGATGCACGAGCCTTGAAAGAGGTTCCAGAATCAACACGTACTGTACGGAAGCAGGAACTACACAAAACCCTCAGA AATCTGAATAATGTCTGCAGTCAGATTGGAGATGATCGGCCAATCTCATACTGCCAGTTCAGCCCAAACTCGAAACTTTTGGCTACTGCGTCATG GAGCGGTTTATGTAAACTCTGGGCAGTCCCTGACTGCAGCCTGGTCCGTACATTAAGGG GTCACAACACCAATGTTGGTGCAATCAGCTTTCATCCTAAGTCTACCTTGAGCCTAGAAGAGTCAGATGTAAATATGGCCTCCTGTGCTGCTGATGGATCAGTCAAGCTGTGGAGTTTGGACAG TGATGAGCCTGTGGCAGACATTGAAGGGCACACCATGAGAGTGGCACGAGTAGCATGGCATCCCTCTGGACGCTTTCTTGGAACCACCTG TTATGATAACTCATGGAGGTTGTGGGACTTAGATGCACAAGAGGAGATCCTGCACCAGGAGGGTCACAGCAAGGGTGTTCATGACATTCATTTCCACCCCGATGGCTCCTTAGCTGGGACTGG TGGTCTGGATGCATTTGGTCGAATCTGGGACCTGCGGACTGGACGCTGCGTGATGTTCTTGGAAGGCCACCTCAAAGAGATCTACAGCATTGACTTCTCTCCCAATGG TTTTCACGTGGCGACAGGAAGTGGTGACCACACCTGTAGGGTGTGGGACTTGCGTAAGAGGAGGACCATCTATACCATTCCTGCCCATCAGAACCTGTTGTCTTGTGTTAAATTTCAAC CTGCCGATGGCCATTACTTGCTGACTGGCGCATATGACAACACTGCAAAAGTGTGGACCCATCCTGGGTGGTCTCCGCTGAAGACGCTGGCAGCTCATGAGGGAAAAGTGATGGGACTGGACCTGTCTCCTGATGGACAGCTCATTGCTACCTGCTCATATGACCGTACATTCAAACTCTGGATGACTGAGTAA
- the rnf224 gene encoding RING finger protein 224, producing the protein MSEDDVPAPEVTAEGDVEPAPAPPSRDSRKLDCIICYSAFNLNERLPRKLYCGHTFCQACLRRLDTIINDQTWIPCPQCRQNTPVPRGGASGLDLDLAAFLGVKAEAESQRSGLRHSSSTRNQLENKPSFSKPPPIVEQPPSAWVHGALAEPRFQRSPCCRRCLLCCWWC; encoded by the exons ATGTCGGAAGACGACGTGCCTGCACCAGAGGTGACAGCAGAGGGCGACGTGGAGCCAGCACCTGCCCCACCCTCCAGAGACAGCAGGAAGCTGGACTGCATTATCTGCTACAGCGCCTTTAACCTGAACGAGAGGCTGCCACGCAAGCTCTACTGCGGCCACACGTTCTGTCAGGCCTGCCTGCGCCGCCTGGACACCATCATCAATGATCAG ACATGGATACCCTGCCCTCAATGCCGGCAGAACACCCCTGTACCCCGTGGGGGTGCCAGTGGTCTAGACCTGGACCTGGCAGCATTTCTGGGTGTGAAGGCCGAGGCAGAGAGCCAGCGGAGTGGATTACGACACAGCAGTTCAACCAGGAACCAGCTGGAGAACAAACCCTCATTCAGCAAACCTCCACCCATCGTGGAGCAGCCACCCTCGGCCTGGGTGCATGGTGCGCTGGCCGAGCCACGTTTCCAACGGAGCCCCTGCTGTCGCCGGTGCCtcctctgctgctggtggtgctaG